In Aestuariibaculum lutulentum, one DNA window encodes the following:
- a CDS encoding UDP-N-acetylmuramoyl-L-alanyl-D-glutamate--2,6-diaminopimelate ligase, translating into MIALKDILYKVTINAVVGNTAVNVAAIDFDSRNIKSDDVFVAITGSVVDGHKYIDGAIKQGAIAVVCEIMPDNLVEGVTYVEVDNSHKALAIMSSNYYDVPSENLKLVGVTGTNGKTTVTSLLYQLFKKAGYKVGLLSTVKIMVGDKEFKATHTTPDSLTINKYLKMMNDEGVEFCFMEVSSHGIHQHRTTGLHFEGGVFTNLSHDHLDYHNTFAEYRDVKKSFFDNLPKEAFALVNIDDKNGLVMLQNTKARKQTYALKSYADYKAQILENQFGGLLLKINEAEVWTRLIGSFNAYNVLAIYATAELLGLEKVEVLRLISELESVSGRFQYMISNDKITAIVDYAHTPDALKNVLETINSIRTKNEELITVVGCGGDRDKTKRPKMGHIASALSTKVIFTSDNPRSEKPEAILEDIEKGVEPQNFKKTLTIVDRAQAIKAACQMAQANDIILIAGKGHETYQEIKGERFDFDDFKMVNDYLKQLQK; encoded by the coding sequence ATGATAGCTTTAAAAGATATATTATATAAAGTAACCATAAATGCAGTAGTAGGTAATACGGCTGTGAATGTTGCGGCTATCGATTTTGATTCCCGAAACATCAAGAGCGATGATGTGTTTGTGGCTATTACCGGAAGTGTGGTTGATGGACATAAGTATATTGATGGCGCTATTAAACAAGGAGCGATAGCTGTTGTTTGTGAAATTATGCCTGATAATTTGGTGGAAGGTGTGACTTATGTTGAGGTTGATAATTCACATAAGGCCTTGGCGATTATGTCATCGAATTATTACGATGTGCCATCTGAAAATTTAAAACTTGTTGGGGTTACCGGAACAAACGGAAAAACAACAGTAACGAGTTTGTTATATCAGTTGTTTAAAAAAGCAGGGTATAAAGTGGGCTTGCTGTCAACTGTTAAAATCATGGTGGGTGATAAGGAGTTTAAAGCCACTCATACCACGCCAGATTCATTAACGATTAACAAGTATTTAAAAATGATGAATGATGAAGGTGTTGAGTTCTGTTTTATGGAAGTCAGTTCACACGGTATTCATCAGCACAGAACCACCGGATTACATTTTGAAGGAGGGGTGTTCACCAATTTATCGCACGATCATTTAGATTATCATAACACGTTTGCAGAATATCGAGATGTGAAAAAATCCTTCTTCGATAATCTGCCAAAAGAAGCTTTTGCTTTAGTGAATATTGATGATAAGAATGGTTTGGTGATGTTACAAAACACAAAAGCCAGAAAACAAACCTATGCTTTAAAAAGTTACGCCGATTATAAAGCGCAGATTTTAGAGAATCAATTTGGAGGTTTATTGTTAAAAATCAACGAAGCCGAAGTTTGGACACGTCTAATTGGTAGCTTCAATGCGTATAACGTATTAGCTATTTATGCGACTGCAGAGTTGTTAGGGTTAGAAAAAGTAGAGGTGCTTCGATTAATCAGTGAACTGGAAAGTGTTAGCGGACGCTTTCAGTATATGATTTCCAATGATAAAATCACGGCTATAGTAGATTACGCTCACACACCTGATGCGCTTAAAAACGTATTGGAAACCATTAATAGTATTCGAACCAAAAACGAAGAGTTGATTACTGTTGTTGGATGTGGTGGTGATCGTGATAAAACCAAGCGTCCTAAAATGGGACATATTGCTTCGGCTTTGAGTACCAAAGTGATTTTTACAAGTGATAATCCGAGGAGTGAAAAACCGGAAGCGATATTGGAAGATATTGAAAAAGGTGTAGAGCCTCAAAATTTTAAAAAGACCTTAACGATTGTAGATCGTGCTCAGGCTATTAAGGCGGCTTGCCAGATGGCGCAGGCTAACGATATCATTTTAATTGCGGGTAAAGGCCACGAAACCTACCAAGAAATAAAAGGCGAGCGTTTCGACTTTGACGATTTTAAAATGGTGAACGATTATTTAAAACAATTACAGAAATAA
- the mraY gene encoding phospho-N-acetylmuramoyl-pentapeptide-transferase, with translation MLYYLFEYLEQQFQFPGASLFGFITFRAALAMILSLLISTIYGKRIIRFLQKKQMGETIRDLGLEGQSEKAGTPTMGGIIIILATLIPVLLLAKLENIYIILLIITTVWMGVIGFIDDYLKKFKQDKEGLKGRFKVLGQIGLGVIVGATLYFHNDVTIKEKVSVEQQQEIIAQDGNVSPAKLFNGEEKSTKTTIPFVKGNEFDYADLITWISPDLKKYAWLVFILATIFIITAVSNGANLTDGIDGLAAGTSAIIVLTLGIFAFVSGHIVFSEYLNIMYIPRIEEMTIYITAFVGALIGFLWYNTYPAQVFMGDTGSLTIGGIIAVIAIAVRKEWLIPVLCGIFLAENLSVVMQVSWFKYTKKKYGEGRRIFKMSPLHHHYQKSGYHESKIVTRFWIVGILLAILSIVTLKIR, from the coding sequence ATGCTGTATTATTTATTTGAATATTTAGAACAACAATTCCAATTTCCGGGAGCTTCACTTTTTGGGTTCATCACCTTTAGAGCGGCTTTGGCTATGATTCTGTCATTGTTAATATCTACTATTTACGGTAAACGAATTATACGTTTTTTACAAAAAAAGCAAATGGGTGAAACCATTAGAGATTTAGGTCTTGAAGGACAAAGTGAAAAAGCTGGTACGCCAACTATGGGGGGTATCATCATCATTTTGGCAACTTTAATTCCTGTATTGCTATTGGCTAAACTTGAAAATATATACATTATATTGTTGATAATAACAACGGTTTGGATGGGGGTTATTGGTTTTATTGACGATTACCTAAAGAAATTTAAACAAGATAAGGAAGGTTTAAAAGGACGTTTTAAAGTTCTTGGGCAAATCGGACTAGGGGTTATTGTTGGAGCAACCTTGTATTTTCATAACGATGTAACCATAAAAGAAAAAGTGTCGGTTGAACAGCAGCAGGAAATAATTGCTCAGGATGGGAATGTATCTCCGGCAAAGTTGTTTAATGGTGAAGAAAAATCTACAAAAACAACTATTCCGTTTGTAAAAGGAAATGAGTTTGATTACGCTGATTTAATCACGTGGATTAGTCCTGATTTAAAAAAATACGCTTGGCTAGTATTCATTTTGGCCACCATTTTTATTATCACAGCGGTTTCAAATGGTGCAAACCTAACTGATGGTATTGATGGGCTGGCAGCGGGAACATCAGCGATTATTGTGTTAACTCTAGGGATATTCGCTTTTGTTTCTGGGCATATTGTATTCTCAGAATATTTAAACATCATGTACATTCCTCGTATTGAGGAAATGACTATTTATATCACTGCATTTGTTGGAGCCTTAATCGGGTTTTTATGGTACAATACTTATCCGGCGCAGGTGTTTATGGGAGATACGGGAAGTTTAACTATTGGAGGAATTATTGCTGTAATTGCTATTGCGGTTCGTAAAGAGTGGTTAATTCCGGTGTTGTGTGGGATTTTCTTAGCAGAGAATTTATCGGTGGTGATGCAGGTGAGTTGGTTTAAGTACACCAAGAAAAAATATGGTGAAGGACGACGCATTTTCAAAATGTCGCCGTTACATCATCATTATCAAAAATCAGGATATCACGAGAGTAAAATAGTAACACGATTCTGGATTGTTGGCATTTTGTTAGCTATTCTATCCATCGTGACCTTAAAAATTAGATAA
- the murC gene encoding UDP-N-acetylmuramate--L-alanine ligase: MNLNSIHNVYFVGIGGIGMSALARYFVANGKAVAGYDKTPTDITSSLEDLGVAVHFEDAIANIPSAFKNTETTLVVFTPAIPKHHTELNYFKSEGFQVLKRSQILGLITENTFCLAVAGTHGKTTTTSILGHLMNVCEVPVTAFLGGISENYNSNLILNGTEVSVVEADEFDRSFLTLSPDLACITSMDADHLDIYGDASELKKSFEDFSKRIKPNGKLFVKNGLPISGITYGIEDNADYSVKNIKIVNGTYVFDVKTPATVLENLEFNLPGRHNLSNALIALAMAVEYGCPNQQLAKALASYKGVKRRFTYQIKTDDLVFIDDYAHHPEEINAVHQAVREMYPDKKVLAVFQPHLFSRTRDFADEFAVSLAQFDELLLLDIYPARELPIENVTSQWLLDKVDNNNKKLVDKEDLLAEIHKSEAQVILTIGAGDIGEEVKRIKKEFSVAN, encoded by the coding sequence ATGAATTTAAACAGCATACATAATGTTTATTTTGTAGGTATCGGGGGTATCGGTATGAGTGCCTTGGCACGCTATTTTGTAGCCAATGGAAAAGCGGTTGCCGGCTACGATAAAACCCCTACCGATATTACATCGAGTCTAGAAGACTTGGGTGTGGCTGTTCATTTTGAAGATGCCATTGCGAATATTCCATCGGCTTTTAAAAATACTGAAACGACGTTAGTGGTCTTTACACCGGCAATTCCTAAACATCACACCGAGTTGAACTATTTTAAATCTGAAGGTTTTCAGGTGTTAAAACGTTCTCAGATACTTGGGTTAATTACAGAGAATACCTTTTGTTTAGCTGTGGCAGGAACACACGGAAAAACCACAACAACCAGTATTCTTGGTCATTTAATGAATGTTTGCGAGGTGCCTGTTACGGCCTTTTTAGGTGGAATAAGTGAGAACTACAATTCAAACTTAATTTTAAATGGTACTGAGGTATCAGTTGTAGAGGCTGACGAGTTTGATCGTTCATTTTTAACCTTGTCACCAGATTTAGCCTGTATCACCTCTATGGATGCCGATCATTTGGATATTTATGGCGATGCATCAGAATTGAAAAAGTCTTTTGAAGATTTTTCGAAACGCATAAAACCGAATGGAAAGTTGTTTGTTAAAAACGGATTGCCTATTTCTGGAATTACTTACGGCATTGAAGATAACGCTGATTACAGTGTAAAAAATATAAAAATAGTAAACGGTACTTATGTGTTTGATGTGAAAACACCAGCCACAGTACTTGAAAATTTAGAATTTAACCTGCCCGGGAGACATAATTTGTCGAATGCATTAATAGCCTTGGCGATGGCTGTAGAGTATGGTTGCCCTAACCAGCAGCTCGCCAAAGCTTTAGCATCCTACAAAGGTGTAAAACGTCGATTTACTTATCAGATCAAAACAGACGATTTGGTTTTTATAGACGATTATGCACATCATCCGGAAGAAATTAATGCGGTTCATCAGGCCGTAAGGGAGATGTATCCTGATAAAAAAGTGTTGGCTGTTTTTCAACCGCATTTATTTAGTAGAACACGTGATTTTGCAGATGAATTTGCTGTAAGTTTAGCACAGTTTGATGAGTTGTTATTGTTAGATATTTATCCGGCAAGAGAGTTGCCAATTGAAAATGTAACATCTCAGTGGTTATTAGATAAAGTCGATAATAACAATAAGAAATTAGTAGATAAAGAAGACCTATTAGCAGAGATTCATAAAAGTGAGGCACAAGTTATTCTTACTATTGGAGCAGGCGATATAGGCGAAGAAGTAAAACGAATTAAAAAGGAATTTAGCGTTGCGAATTAA
- the murG gene encoding undecaprenyldiphospho-muramoylpentapeptide beta-N-acetylglucosaminyltransferase: MATKKTYKIVLSGGGTGGHIYPAIAIANELKHRFEDAEFLFVGAKDRMEMEKIPQAGYKIEGLWISGIQRQLTMKNLMFPFKLMSSLYNARKIVKSFKPDVAIGTGGFASGPLLYMASQNGIPSLIQEQNSFPGITNKLLAKHVQKICVAYDGLERFFPADKIVKTGNPVRKSLLDINSKTEEAKKLFNLKEGKLTLLVLGGSLGARRINELIEKELDFFDTQNVQVIWQCGKLYYQQYKIYNNTVNVQVHEFLNNMDFAYAAADIVISRAGASSVSELCIVGKPVIFIPSPNVAEDHQTKNAMAIVDHNAAIIIKEDELEVDFKNKFSQLVASPQRQKELGENIKSIALVNATNDIVDEVEKLLKVKS, encoded by the coding sequence GTGGCGACAAAAAAAACATATAAAATTGTATTGTCTGGCGGAGGAACAGGAGGGCATATTTATCCTGCAATTGCTATTGCGAATGAATTGAAGCATCGTTTTGAGGATGCCGAATTTTTATTCGTAGGAGCAAAAGATAGAATGGAAATGGAAAAAATACCACAGGCCGGTTATAAAATTGAAGGTTTATGGATTTCCGGAATTCAACGTCAGTTAACGATGAAGAATTTAATGTTTCCGTTTAAGTTAATGAGTAGCTTGTATAACGCTCGAAAAATTGTAAAATCGTTTAAACCCGATGTGGCTATAGGAACTGGAGGTTTTGCAAGCGGACCGTTGTTGTACATGGCATCGCAAAATGGTATTCCGAGTTTAATACAGGAACAAAATTCGTTTCCCGGAATAACAAATAAATTGTTAGCAAAGCATGTTCAAAAAATATGTGTCGCTTACGATGGTTTAGAACGCTTTTTTCCGGCCGATAAAATTGTAAAAACAGGAAATCCTGTTCGAAAAAGCTTGTTAGATATCAATTCTAAAACCGAAGAAGCAAAAAAGTTGTTCAACTTAAAAGAAGGTAAGTTAACCTTACTGGTTTTAGGTGGAAGTTTAGGGGCAAGACGTATTAATGAATTGATTGAAAAGGAACTTGATTTCTTCGATACACAAAACGTTCAAGTTATTTGGCAGTGTGGTAAGTTGTATTATCAACAATATAAAATTTACAACAACACAGTAAATGTACAGGTACATGAGTTCTTGAATAATATGGATTTTGCTTATGCTGCAGCCGATATTGTTATATCACGTGCAGGAGCGAGTTCTGTTTCAGAGCTGTGTATTGTTGGTAAGCCGGTTATTTTTATTCCGTCTCCAAACGTGGCAGAAGATCATCAGACAAAAAATGCCATGGCTATTGTAGATCATAATGCAGCCATAATTATTAAAGAAGATGAACTGGAAGTAGATTTTAAGAATAAATTTTCGCAGTTGGTAGCTTCGCCACAAAGGCAAAAAGAGTTAGGAGAAAATATTAAAAGCATAGCATTAGTAAATGCTACAAATGATATAGTAGATGAAGTTGAAAAACTTCTTAAGGTAAAAAGTTAA
- the murD gene encoding UDP-N-acetylmuramoyl-L-alanine--D-glutamate ligase: protein MTKKRLVVLGGGESGVGTALLAKAKGYEVFVSDKGKIKDKYRQVLINNEIEWEDETHSESKILNADIVMKSPGIPDKASLVKQIREKGIQVVSEIEFASKFTKATIVGITGSNGKTTTSTLTHYILKQELNVGLGGNIGDSFAKQVLEHDYPNYVLEISSFQLDDIETFKPKIAVLLNVTPDHLDRYDYKFENYIASKFRIAENQTKEDYLIYDADDEVITNWLKEHPVQSTLLPFSITKKVEKGAYLEEEKMIIAIDNNQIHMSTNNLALEGKHNIKNAMAASTVAHLLKIRKQTIRESLESFQGVEHRLEQVLKINKVQYINDSKATNVNATYYALESMDAPTIWIVGGVDKGNNYEELFAFVNEKVKAIICLGVDNDKLIDTFGGMVDTVVETQSMSDAVKMAYKLSESGDNVLLSPACASFDLFENYEDRGRQFKEAVRNL from the coding sequence ATGACAAAGAAAAGGTTAGTAGTGTTAGGCGGAGGAGAAAGTGGAGTAGGAACTGCACTTTTAGCGAAAGCAAAGGGATACGAGGTTTTTGTATCAGATAAAGGAAAAATAAAAGATAAATATAGACAGGTTCTTATAAATAATGAGATTGAATGGGAAGACGAAACGCATTCGGAATCTAAAATTTTAAATGCCGATATCGTAATGAAAAGCCCTGGTATTCCGGATAAAGCGTCTTTGGTAAAACAAATTCGTGAAAAAGGAATTCAGGTTGTTTCAGAAATTGAGTTCGCATCAAAGTTTACCAAAGCAACCATTGTTGGAATTACCGGAAGCAATGGTAAGACCACAACATCAACGTTAACGCATTATATTTTAAAGCAGGAGTTGAATGTAGGGTTAGGCGGAAATATTGGTGATAGTTTTGCGAAACAGGTTTTAGAGCACGATTACCCGAATTACGTTTTAGAAATCAGCAGTTTTCAGTTGGACGATATTGAAACATTTAAACCGAAAATTGCCGTATTGCTTAATGTAACTCCTGATCATTTAGATCGATATGATTACAAGTTTGAAAATTATATCGCATCGAAATTCAGGATTGCAGAAAATCAAACCAAAGAAGATTATTTAATTTATGATGCCGACGATGAAGTCATCACAAATTGGTTAAAGGAACATCCGGTTCAATCGACATTATTACCGTTTTCAATAACAAAAAAAGTAGAGAAGGGCGCATATTTAGAAGAGGAAAAGATGATTATAGCAATTGATAACAACCAGATACATATGTCAACAAACAATCTTGCATTAGAAGGAAAGCATAATATTAAAAATGCTATGGCGGCCTCAACCGTAGCGCATTTGCTTAAAATTAGAAAGCAGACTATCCGCGAAAGCTTAGAGAGTTTTCAAGGTGTTGAGCATCGTTTAGAACAGGTACTTAAAATAAACAAAGTGCAGTACATAAACGATTCTAAAGCGACAAATGTAAATGCAACTTACTATGCGTTAGAAAGTATGGATGCGCCAACAATCTGGATTGTTGGCGGGGTTGATAAGGGTAATAATTATGAGGAGTTATTCGCTTTTGTAAACGAAAAAGTAAAAGCTATTATCTGTCTAGGTGTCGATAATGATAAACTTATCGATACGTTTGGAGGCATGGTCGATACTGTGGTTGAAACTCAAAGTATGAGTGATGCTGTGAAAATGGCGTATAAGTTATCTGAATCTGGAGATAACGTATTACTGTCTCCGGCATGTGCAAGTTTCGATTTGTTTGAAAATTACGAAGATCGCGGGCGTCAGTTTAAAGAAGCAGTTAGAAATTTATAA
- a CDS encoding FtsW/RodA/SpoVE family cell cycle protein: protein MQALFKNIKGDRLIWAIVALMAILSFLPVYSAASNLAYKGESSNTFGFFIKHFMHLFLGFAIMYGVHKIPYRYFRGLSLIMIPVVLVLLGITMLQGTTIDGANASRWIQIPIVGMSFQTSTFAAVVLLVYVARYMSKMKDEVITFKESILPLWMPVFLVLALILPANLSTAAIIFLMVLMLVFLGGYPIRYLAVIIGSGILALAMFVLVAKAFPGVMPNRVDTWMSRIENFSNNEDTEADYQIEKAKIAIASGGIQGVGPGKSIQKNFLPQSSSDFIFAIIVEEYGSIGGVFIMVMYMWLLFRIVIVAQKADTVFGKLLALGVGLPIVFQALINMAVAVELFPVTGQTLPLISSGGTSIWMTCLAIGIVLSVSAQREEIKEQEEVLTEEENPLEILSETI from the coding sequence GTGCAGGCATTATTTAAAAACATAAAAGGCGATAGATTAATCTGGGCGATAGTAGCTTTAATGGCTATTTTGTCGTTTTTGCCTGTGTATAGTGCGGCTAGTAATTTGGCGTATAAAGGAGAGAGCAGCAATACGTTCGGCTTTTTTATCAAGCATTTCATGCACTTGTTTTTAGGTTTTGCCATTATGTACGGCGTACATAAAATTCCGTATCGATATTTCAGAGGCTTGTCGCTTATCATGATTCCGGTTGTATTGGTGTTGCTGGGAATCACGATGTTACAAGGAACCACTATCGATGGCGCCAATGCGAGTCGTTGGATTCAAATTCCTATTGTTGGCATGTCATTTCAAACATCAACATTCGCAGCGGTTGTGCTTTTGGTTTATGTAGCGCGATATATGTCGAAAATGAAAGATGAGGTTATCACATTTAAAGAGTCAATTTTACCACTTTGGATGCCGGTATTTTTAGTATTAGCATTAATTTTGCCAGCCAATTTATCAACAGCGGCTATTATATTTTTAATGGTTTTAATGTTGGTGTTTTTAGGAGGCTATCCAATACGTTATTTAGCAGTTATTATAGGCTCTGGAATTTTAGCCTTAGCCATGTTTGTTTTGGTGGCAAAAGCCTTCCCGGGCGTTATGCCAAACCGTGTAGATACTTGGATGAGTCGTATTGAGAATTTCTCGAATAATGAAGATACCGAAGCCGACTATCAAATTGAAAAAGCAAAAATAGCGATTGCTTCTGGTGGCATTCAGGGTGTCGGACCAGGTAAAAGTATTCAAAAGAACTTTTTACCCCAGTCGTCATCCGATTTCATTTTTGCCATCATAGTTGAAGAATATGGCTCTATTGGAGGGGTATTCATCATGGTCATGTATATGTGGTTACTGTTCAGAATTGTAATAGTAGCTCAAAAAGCCGATACAGTTTTTGGTAAGTTGCTGGCACTTGGTGTTGGTCTGCCAATCGTATTTCAGGCATTAATAAATATGGCAGTAGCGGTTGAATTGTTTCCTGTTACAGGACAAACCTTGCCATTAATTAGTAGTGGAGGAACATCTATTTGGATGACCTGTTTGGCTATTGGAATAGTATTAAGTGTAAGCGCTCAGCGTGAAGAAATAAAAGAACAAGAGGAAGTGCTAACGGAAGAAGAAAATCCGTTGGAAATTTTATCTGAAACGATATAA